One Littorina saxatilis isolate snail1 linkage group LG10, US_GU_Lsax_2.0, whole genome shotgun sequence DNA window includes the following coding sequences:
- the LOC138977834 gene encoding uncharacterized protein gives MSDDSSPAHNFRKSTIAAQLARKQPADKSLPIVTTDKKGRKTLTVGNDREEVIDSLPIPADEEESVHLSLQVDSNRNDEEVDPQACTDVSPVNMSQSTSVDPLELTRQLLAEGQLLGLEGAELRAFVLNQKQQTLDREERDAERLERDAERQFQLEQLKIQNANQEGNRNNNSPGRIREDDGFKPKIPFLDDRDDIESWFHQFEHYARDCNLSDAAKASRVVYFLKGKARVIFSKLNEEDANDYDTLKHALYEGFQLTSEDYRKKFRQTKKSATDTYKEHITKLERYLDKWVELAECDQDVKDLKDLLVREQVLDTLPPDLAVHIRDRDPKSAKEIGMIANTYQQSRSNVKTSSTYVKPEKRRSPQEETRIAAPSTKPANQTLKAKLSDAEREKLRASGCCFICKLQGHVSRFCPNKRDTAGAVSSKKDTLETPILLEKLCGNCKEKKCAEVVPVKLNGTIVNALRDTGCTGIIVSKKFVPKEAYSAKMKETTLAEKDSKKMYHTAVVHIDSPYFDSETEVTVMDDPIYPVLIGKWYGLGKEKKLTPTYPVRDPAWYPGTAAAVTTRAQATEDAQKPSCSHKQGVKEEERLYSPADLKREQASDPSLKTIRQFANSPEGINGIRYSYKKEILYRTTKDRHGNDRSLVIVPKKLRNKVLSFGHDHPMAGHLGQRKTSDRIRAEFWWPGCAGDIRRYCLSCDTCQRTAPKSQTKKVPLGRMPPISSVFKRVAVDIIGPVKPMSESKKQYILVSVDYATRYPEAVALKNIQADTVAEALWEMWTRLGIPDEVITDQGTQFTSHLMKEVNDFLSIKHHMTAPFHPQANGLVERFNSTLKSMLKKLAIDQPREWDTFIPALLFAYREAPQESMGFSPFELLYGRSVKGPMQVLRQTWTEEEISGEQKTTAEYVVNLRNRIEETCNVARENLKKAASKQAHFFNKKTKPRTLEVGKRVLLLRPVKNNKLELTWSGPYKVVEKLNEFDYKIQVGRRTRIYHINLIKEYQERELSSATPNPSSSAQASVPASNEEESDEEDGGEEVVAVVMEEDNTMDDDIFKYDTQKMLPLLETQRTENVKNIHFDEKLDEAKVKEAKMICEEFEEFLTDVPKTTNLEKCSIEVTEKKPVFVKPRPIPHAMVETVEKEIEEMLKLHVIEPANSPYNSPIVLIKKKDGKYRFCSDLRALNNVVVFDAEPITDVDHLFQSLGKAKYFSKLDLTKGYWAIPIEEEDRDKTAFTTSAGQFRWANMPFGLKTATGVFNRMMRKLLNPIRRKDVHHFMDDVLIATETWEEHMSALKAVLQRLQEANLAAKPSKCYIGYTELPYLGHEVGGGKSCSVNRPDKEVQPRQACLERRSEKEF, from the exons ATGAGTGACGACAGTTCCCCAGCTCATAATTTTAGAAAGTCCACCATCGCAGCCCAGTTGGCACGGAAACAGCCGGCCGACAAATCTCTCCCCATAGTGACCACAGATAAGAAGGGAAGAAAAACCCTTACTGTCGGTAACGATCGGGAAGAGGTGATAGACTCGTTACCAATTCCTGCTGACGAAGAAGAGAGTGTTCATCTCTCTCTTCAAGTTGACAGCAACCGTAACGACGAAGAGGTTGATCCACAGGCGTGCACGGACGTGTCACCTGTAAATATGTCTCAGTCCACAAGTGTAGATCCGCTAGAGTTGACTAGACAGCTATTGGCCGAAGGACAGTTGTTGGGGTTAGAAGGAGCCGAGTTGCGTGCATTTGTTCTTAATCAGAAGCAACAAACTCTTGATCGCGAAGAACGTGATGCTGAACGGCTAGAACGTGACGCTGAACGACAATTCCAACTGGAACAGTTGAAAATCCAGAACGCCAACCAAGAGggcaacaggaacaacaactcGCCAGGACGTATTCGCGAAGATGATGGTTTCAAACCCAAGATTCCTTTTCTAGACGACCGTGATGACATCGAGAGCTGGTTCCATCAGTTCGAGCATTATGCTCGAGACTGTAACCTGAGTGATGCAGCAAAAGCTTCACGTGTAGTGTACTTTCTGAAGGGTAAGGCGAGAGTCATCTTCTCAAAGCTGAACGAGGAAGACGCTAATGACTACGACACTCTCAAACACGCTTTGTATGAGGGCTTCCAACTCACTAGCGAAGATTATAGAAAGAAGTTTCGCCAAACCAAGAAAAGCGCCACTGACACGTATAAAGAGCACATCACGAAGCTAGAACGGTATCTAGACAAATGGGTGGAATTAGCAGAATGCGACCAAGATGTAAAAGATCTCAAAGATTTGTTGGTCCGTGAGCAGGTGTTGGACACCCTTCCTCCTGACCTCGCCGTTCACATTAGGGATAGAGACCCTAAGAGCGCCAAAGAGATTGGGATGATAGCCAACACATATCAACAATCTAGATCGAACGTCAAAACTTCATCAACGTACGTCAAGCCTGAAAAACGTCGTTCTccccaagaagaaacaagaatagCTGCTCCATCAACAAAACCCGCAAATCAAACTCTAAAGGCAAAGTTGAGTGAcgccgagagagagaaactgcgaGCATCTggatgttgtttcatttgtaaATTGCAAGGGCATGTCTCTCGTTTCTGTCCAAACAAGAGAGACACAGCAGGTGCAGTTTCATCGAAGAAAgatacacttgagacaccgATCCTCTTAGAAAAACTTTGCGGAAATTGCAAGGAAAAGAAATGTGCCGAAGTGGTACCAGTGAAGCTGAATGGAACAATTGTCAACGCTTTGAGAGACACTGGATGTACTGGTATCATTGTCAGCAAGAAGTTTGTGCCAAAGGAGGCATATTCAGCGAAAATGAAGGAGACTACTCTGGCAGAGAAAGACTCCAAGAAGATGTACCACACCGCCGTGGTGCACATCGATTCACCCTACTTTGACTCCGAGACAGAAGTAACGGTGATGGACGACCCAATTTACCCTGTCCTCATAGGTAAATGGTATGGACTAGGTAAAGAGAAGAAATTGACTCCCACATATCCTGTTCGAGACCCAGCATGGTACCCTGGGACAGCAGCTGCTGTTACCACGAGAGCACAAGCGACAGAGGACGCCCAGAAACCAAGCTGCAGCCACAAACAGGGAgtcaaggaagaagaaagactgTATTCGCCAGCTGATCTGAAGAGAGAACAGGCAAGTGACCCTTCGTTGAAGACCATCAGGCAATTTGCCAACTCTCCAGAAGGGATCAATGGGATACGGTATTCatacaagaaagaaatcctGTATAGAACAACGAAAGATCGCCACGGAAACGACCGTTCACTAGTAATCGTTCCGAAGAAACTCAGAAACAAAGTTCTTTCATTTGGTCACGATCACCCCATGGCAGGACACTTAGGTCAAAGAAAAACATCTGACAGAATTAGAGCAGAATTCTGGTGGCCAGGGTGTGCAGGAGACATTCGTAGGTATTGCTTGTCCtgtgacacatgccaaagaacTGCACCGAAAAGTCAGACGAAGAAAGTCCCTCTGGGAAGGATGCCACCCATCAGTTCAGTTTTCAAGAGAGTTGCGGTGGATATCATCGGCCCGGTCAAACCTATGTCGGAGAGCAAGAAACAATACATCTTGGTATCTGTTGACTACGCTACCCGATACCCCGAAGCCGTAGCCCTGAAAAACATCCAAGCAGACACCGTAGCTGAAGCTCTCTGGGAGATGTGGACTAGATTGGGAATCCCAGATGAAGTGATAACGGACCAAGGCACACAGTTCACCAGCCACCTGATGAAAGAAGTGAACGACTTTCTCAGCATCAAACACCATATGACTGCACCGTTTCACCCTCAAGCGAATGGTTTGGTCGAAAGGTTCAACTCCACactgaagagcatgctgaaaaagTTAGCGATCGATCAACCGAGGGAATGGGACACGTTTATCCCCGCCCTCCTGTTCGCATACAGAGAAGCCCCACAAGAAAGCATGGGATTTTCGCCGTTTGAGCTGCTGTATGGGAGATCTGTCAAAGGACCCATGCAAGTGCTGCGCCAAACATGGACCGAAGAAGAAATCTCAGGGGAGCAGAAGACTACAGCGGAATATGTAGTCAACCTCAGGAACAGAATAGAAGAAACGTGCAACGTGGCACGTGAGAACCTGAAGAaagcggccagcaagcaagccCATTTCTTCAACAAGAAAACGAAACCAAGGACGCTAGAAGTCGGAAAACGGGTTCTACTTCTACGCCCTGTGAAGAACAACAAGCTGGAACTTACATGGTCAGGTCCCTACAAGGTTGTGGAAAAGTTGAACGAATTCGACTACAAGATCCAAGTTGGCAGAAGAACACGGATCTACCACATCAACCTCATCAAGGAGTACCAAGAACGGGAATTGAGTTCCGCCACTCCCAATCCCAGTTCATCTGCCCAAGCGAGTGTTCCTGCTtcaaacgaagaagaaagtgaTGAAGAAGACGGAGGAGAAGAGGTCGTGGCTGTTGTCATGGAAGAGGACAACACGATGGACGATGACATTTTCAAGTATGACACTCAGAAGATGTTACCCCTCCTAGAAACTCAAAGAACCGAAAATGTGAAGAACATCCATTTCGACGAGAAATTGGACGAGGCAAAGGTCAAGGAGGCGAAGATGATCTGTGAAGAATTTGAAGAGTTCCTAACAGATGTTCCAAAGACGACGAACCTGGAAAAATGTTCCATTGAAGTGACAGAGAAGAAACCAGTCTTTGTGAAACCCAGACCCATACCTCACGCCATGGTAGAAACTGTCGAAAAGGAAATTGAAGAAATGCTGAAGTTGCATGTCATCGAACCTGCAAACTCTCCATACAACTCTCCCATCGTCCTGATAAAGAAGAAGGACGGAAAGTACCGTTTCTGTTCTGATCTGAGAGCTCTGAACAACGTGGTAGTGTTCGACGCTGAACCCATCACCGATGTCGACCATCTGTTTCAAAGTTTGGGAAAAGCAAAATACTTTTCAAAGCTAGACTTGACGAAAGGATATTGGGCGATCCCAATAGAGGAGGAGGATAGAGACAAGACGGCATTCACAACTTCAGCGGGCCAATTTCGTTGGGCCAACATGccatttggattgaaaacagcGACGGGGGTGTTTAAccgcatgatgaggaagctacTCAATCCAATCAGAAGAAAAGACGTCCACCACTTCATGGACGACGTGCTTATAGCAACTGaaacctgggaagagcacatGTCAGCTCTGAAGGCAGTACTACAGAGGCTACAAGAAGCCAATTTGGCAGCAAAACCCTCCAAGTGCTACATAGGCTACACAGAGTTGCCGTACCTCGGACACGAAGTGGGAGGTGGAAAAAG CTGTTCCGTTAACCGACCTGACAAAGAAGTTCAACCCAGACAAGCTTGTCTGGAACGACGAAGCGAAAAGGAGTTTTGA